A section of the Streptomyces sp. NBC_01408 genome encodes:
- a CDS encoding sigma factor-like helix-turn-helix DNA-binding protein — translation MTSSAPYASTSLADLLPAVRYADPQLLAARLEDVRLPLGWWHATPLMEIERVIGAEALSHQVAQALRSLWPHVELGDVIPVLRLLGTPGVEPGRTVAQVAREAGPGVVDGDRVLAAVFGSILDRLHQRGVPREESEGTRVRDAVSVLARWLPADASAEVRAALAVLQGLEEQAEDGTSSPVPVPEPVEDEAGDQPQSVELPAPREAFEGHDPAEQAEEPHGGDDASPPPAPALMGEPLAAFTRLVDGWDERALVIAGQRTFTDEPVKLQDLGERFSVSRERVRQLERTVMGSVRRWLSADDEGRAFAGHLAAVAEQLGAVGQVAEVHALHPDHARPVEALGVPLGDIVARLLPGGTLVGSWIVQGDAAALRAVMQEDLLAACGDTPLAWNDAVALGLRYGVRGEVLADWAADLGRFQVRDGRLLYWGRSLNDRAAAVLALHGTPMSMEDIHEQLADGTAISSMRNQIWTDERFLRLDRNLYGLRAWGGEEYLGIREMIAREITNAGGEAEVNAIAEAISARFDVSAASVRTNLGGPGFPRTRRGWVRVADQASEQDAPYVPRNDVAGTRRCFVGADGRWWYRVEVTADHLRGSGSPVPAGWAAHIGGAPHREPVPLRHEAGETSLTWRAQPTFGSVKPLLEHIGATVGDQVFFNVTDGQLNALRLPAPTEGLSPETGAVRLTGWTAAVTPAEAVEVIARRIGMEPGQDGAAAALLERLAERGDKDIGELLEQALSGAVPAF, via the coding sequence ATGACATCCTCCGCTCCGTACGCCTCCACCTCCCTGGCCGATCTCCTGCCCGCCGTGCGCTACGCCGATCCGCAACTGCTCGCCGCCCGGCTGGAGGACGTACGGCTGCCGCTCGGCTGGTGGCACGCAACACCGTTGATGGAGATCGAGCGGGTCATCGGAGCCGAGGCGCTCAGCCACCAGGTGGCGCAGGCCCTGCGGTCCCTGTGGCCTCACGTGGAGCTCGGGGACGTGATCCCCGTACTGCGGCTGCTCGGTACCCCGGGAGTCGAGCCGGGGAGGACGGTGGCGCAGGTCGCCCGGGAGGCTGGCCCCGGGGTCGTGGACGGGGACCGGGTACTTGCGGCGGTGTTCGGTTCGATCCTGGACCGGTTGCACCAGCGCGGCGTGCCTCGGGAGGAGAGCGAGGGGACGCGCGTACGGGATGCCGTGTCCGTTCTCGCCCGGTGGTTGCCGGCGGACGCATCGGCCGAGGTACGTGCGGCGCTCGCCGTGCTCCAGGGGTTGGAGGAGCAGGCCGAGGACGGGACGTCGTCGCCGGTGCCGGTGCCCGAGCCCGTCGAAGACGAGGCCGGGGATCAGCCCCAGTCCGTAGAACTTCCGGCGCCGCGTGAGGCCTTCGAGGGCCACGACCCGGCCGAACAAGCCGAGGAGCCGCACGGCGGCGACGATGCGAGCCCGCCGCCCGCCCCCGCGCTGATGGGCGAGCCGCTCGCCGCCTTCACGCGGCTGGTCGACGGTTGGGACGAGCGTGCCCTGGTGATCGCCGGGCAGCGGACGTTCACCGACGAGCCGGTGAAGCTCCAGGACCTGGGGGAGCGGTTCTCCGTCAGCCGGGAAAGGGTGCGCCAGTTGGAGCGCACCGTCATGGGCTCCGTCCGGCGGTGGCTCTCGGCCGATGATGAAGGCCGGGCCTTCGCCGGGCACCTGGCCGCCGTGGCCGAACAGCTCGGCGCCGTGGGCCAGGTGGCCGAGGTGCACGCACTGCACCCGGACCACGCCCGCCCCGTAGAGGCGCTGGGTGTGCCGCTCGGTGACATCGTGGCGCGGCTGCTGCCCGGAGGGACACTCGTCGGGAGCTGGATCGTGCAGGGCGACGCGGCCGCACTCCGGGCGGTCATGCAGGAGGACCTGCTCGCCGCCTGCGGGGACACCCCGTTGGCCTGGAACGACGCGGTGGCCCTCGGGCTGCGCTATGGAGTCCGGGGCGAGGTGCTCGCTGACTGGGCGGCCGATCTCGGACGCTTCCAGGTGCGGGACGGACGGCTGCTGTACTGGGGGCGTTCGCTCAACGACCGGGCCGCCGCCGTGCTCGCCCTGCACGGGACGCCGATGTCCATGGAGGACATCCACGAACAGCTCGCCGACGGCACCGCCATCAGCAGTATGCGCAACCAGATCTGGACCGACGAGCGTTTCCTCCGGCTCGACCGGAACCTGTACGGGCTGCGCGCGTGGGGCGGCGAGGAGTACCTCGGCATCCGGGAGATGATCGCCCGTGAGATCACCAACGCGGGCGGGGAAGCCGAGGTGAACGCGATCGCCGAGGCCATCAGCGCCCGCTTCGACGTATCGGCGGCATCGGTCCGCACCAACCTCGGCGGACCCGGGTTCCCCCGCACCCGCCGCGGCTGGGTCCGCGTCGCCGACCAGGCGAGCGAGCAGGACGCGCCGTACGTGCCGCGCAACGACGTCGCCGGTACGCGACGCTGCTTCGTCGGAGCCGATGGACGCTGGTGGTACCGGGTGGAAGTGACCGCCGACCATCTGCGCGGCTCCGGCAGCCCGGTGCCCGCCGGCTGGGCCGCCCACATCGGTGGCGCCCCCCACCGCGAACCGGTCCCGCTGCGCCACGAGGCGGGGGAGACCTCGCTCACGTGGCGCGCCCAGCCCACCTTCGGCTCGGTGAAGCCGCTGCTGGAGCACATCGGGGCGACCGTCGGGGACCAGGTCTTCTTCAACGTGACCGACGGTCAGCTCAACGCGCTGCGGCTGCCCGCACCGACAGAGGGCCTCAGCCCCGAGACCGGAGCGGTCCGGCTCACCGGCTGGACGGCCGCGGTGACCCCGGCGGAGGCGGTCGAGGTGATCGCCCGGCGCATCGGCATGGAGCCGGGCCAGGACGGTGCCGCTGCCGCTCTGCTGGAGCGGCTGGCCGAGCGCGGGGACAAGGACATCGGTGAACTGCTCGAACAGGCCCTGTCCGGGGCGGTACCGGCATTCTGA
- a CDS encoding DUF397 domain-containing protein, whose amino-acid sequence MSAARIDMAIVSWRKSTYSDGGGGDCLEVADQIPGAVPVRDSKDLAGPVILVGNAAWNAFVQHVREA is encoded by the coding sequence ATGAGTGCCGCACGGATAGACATGGCGATCGTGTCGTGGCGCAAGAGCACCTACAGCGATGGGGGCGGCGGTGACTGCCTGGAGGTCGCTGACCAGATTCCCGGCGCCGTCCCCGTCCGGGACAGCAAGGACCTGGCCGGTCCTGTGATCCTCGTCGGGAACGCCGCCTGGAACGCCTTCGTGCAGCACGTCCGAGAGGCGTAG
- a CDS encoding helix-turn-helix transcriptional regulator, translated as MPAPKELDPSASLAALYGAKLRKLRIRAGLTQRQLGDKVPIAHSRIAQFELGNEVPPEDVNSKLDGLLDADGDLIDLWGHIKRTPYPDWAQKFMAYEARASAMHKYMAHSVPGLLQTEAYARELLRLGLPWCTGAEVEEKVAARMERQALLQSKQPPLLWVVLDEAVIRRPVGGGTVMRDQLARVAEAAMTPRIEIQVLPFAAGGHSAMGGSLTVLSFQNGPDVAYLEAGHSGELVEDRAMVAQHSYRYDLVHAQGLSPEASTALIRKAMKEFGP; from the coding sequence GTGCCCGCACCGAAAGAACTCGACCCGAGCGCCTCCCTCGCCGCGCTCTACGGCGCGAAGCTGCGCAAGCTCCGCATCCGCGCCGGGCTCACGCAGCGGCAGCTCGGCGACAAGGTCCCCATCGCGCACAGCCGGATCGCCCAGTTCGAGCTGGGTAACGAGGTCCCTCCCGAGGACGTCAACAGCAAGTTGGACGGGCTGCTCGATGCGGACGGCGACTTGATCGACCTCTGGGGTCATATCAAGCGGACGCCGTACCCAGACTGGGCGCAGAAGTTCATGGCCTACGAGGCAAGGGCGAGCGCCATGCACAAGTACATGGCGCACAGCGTGCCTGGTCTCCTTCAGACCGAGGCCTATGCCCGCGAACTGCTCAGGCTCGGCCTGCCTTGGTGCACAGGGGCAGAGGTGGAGGAGAAGGTGGCTGCGCGGATGGAGCGACAGGCACTGCTCCAGAGTAAGCAGCCGCCTTTGCTGTGGGTCGTACTCGACGAAGCGGTGATCCGTCGGCCAGTGGGCGGAGGGACGGTCATGAGGGACCAGCTGGCCCGAGTCGCCGAGGCCGCGATGACTCCGCGCATCGAGATCCAGGTGCTGCCGTTCGCTGCGGGCGGTCACTCGGCAATGGGAGGGTCTCTTACCGTGCTGTCGTTCCAGAACGGGCCTGACGTGGCCTATCTGGAAGCCGGTCACTCCGGTGAACTGGTGGAGGACAGAGCCATGGTGGCGCAGCACTCGTATCGTTACGATCTTGTGCATGCCCAGGGACTGTCGCCCGAGGCATCAACCGCCTTGATTCGGAAGGCGATGAAGGAGTTCGGACCATGA
- a CDS encoding DNA methyltransferase has protein sequence MSTTHRTNTGRGRTRSGAPAPDGRQDHLDWLSLVDVSGPFLTLPVLLKTWPQLDSIDKPLRARLRYEHGVWQSDPAAGQRAWTDFVLNELLGWGDALREGTELSEALAVDVPEHDERITPTFALLAPGSTAEDTAGLVADCAILGMTVPAGRHPSQRVPGSAWAATPVDRMAHLCRHHGVELGLVTDGRWWTLVWAPRGGVTTSALFDTVAWTEPVERVVVRAFLSLLSRRRFFAVEDAETLLPLLKESLDSQEDVTDALGVQVRQAVELLVEAIGRADVTERARGGNGLADVPAQDVYRGAVAVMMRVVFLLFAEERGLLPSDNELYVQAYSAGRLCQELEDRARETTEDDLEQTGVGWHRLIALFNAVYGGVDHPALRMHAYDGSIFDPNAFPWLEGRGTADADPTDPLPIDDRTVLHMLQSVQHVWIGTGKKRERRRLTFRTLDVEQIGYVYEGLLSYQGRRAEDTIVGLVGKAGLEAEVLLTRLESLARTEGEGLGAALAEEYNKATGLGSPAKVTKLLEPLSDVERAAARSKLLAATGSDADLTDRLLPFYRLIRRDLRDLPVVIGAGGLYVTESSLRKNTGTHYTPKSLAQQVADGALEPLVYEYGPLQTADRTQWRPKTADQILKLKVADIAMGSAAFLVAACRYLAGALVEAWSREGDARALAYLEAADSLSASAVEAEAEPVMVEARRQIIEHCLYGVDINPMAVEMAKLSLWLVSMDRDRPFTFLDDRLVAGDSLLGITSVEQLEAMHLDPVRGRRLHGDGIDFTGGVRRVIAEVAEERRKLAGIPGTGLEELERKRAMLASVREKTRQASVFADLVVGAALAGAGRSGSDQDQLSFAAVTAAHAVSDAGDDEELVAAELRRAETLARGWLATGKPTGAFEREPVHLPLVFPEVWEERGGFDAVVGNPPFLGGQKLTGAMGDVYREYLVVCLSGDVRGSADLVVYFLLRAHDLLNSQGQAGLIATNTLAQGDTRQAGLDRLVAEGVEIRQSIKSAPWPSRSAMLEYCAVWTSRADVAVESDRLADGVLVAGITPTLEASSRVTGAAHRLIGNEGIAFIGTNILGMGFTMQPEAARELIAENEKYREVLFPFLNGHDLNSRPDGSASRWVINFHDWPEERAKEYPEVYRQVERLVKPERQKNANKQRRELWWRYTRPTLELYRSLRGFDRMIVITRHSKSVMPVIVKTGQIASDATVVFASDDLGVFSLLSSAAHFWWATNHASTMKGDLRYTPSDVFETLPRPEVTSELRSAGEKLDIFRRAITLTRGGLTATYNLVHDQTCMDADIVELRQIHRAIDEEVARAYGWDDLLAQSGGLDHGFHDTRQGPRYTVGPVVRQEILDRLLEENQRRYAAEVAAGLHDKKGAKKKAAAPAQRKSKPPVEEPPSLF, from the coding sequence GACGTCCCCGAGCACGACGAGCGGATCACCCCCACCTTCGCCCTGCTCGCACCGGGCAGTACCGCCGAGGACACGGCCGGCCTGGTCGCCGACTGCGCCATCCTCGGCATGACCGTCCCCGCGGGCCGGCACCCGTCCCAGCGCGTCCCCGGCTCGGCCTGGGCGGCGACCCCCGTCGACCGCATGGCCCACCTGTGCCGCCACCACGGGGTGGAGCTCGGCCTGGTGACGGACGGCCGCTGGTGGACCCTGGTGTGGGCGCCGCGCGGGGGCGTGACGACGTCGGCGCTCTTCGACACGGTCGCCTGGACCGAGCCGGTCGAGCGGGTGGTCGTACGCGCCTTCCTGTCGCTGCTCAGCCGTCGCCGCTTCTTCGCCGTCGAGGACGCCGAGACGCTGCTGCCGCTGCTCAAGGAGTCCCTGGACAGCCAGGAGGACGTCACCGACGCCCTCGGCGTGCAGGTTCGCCAGGCCGTCGAACTGCTGGTGGAGGCCATCGGCCGCGCCGACGTCACCGAGCGCGCGCGGGGCGGCAACGGCCTGGCCGACGTACCGGCCCAGGACGTCTACCGGGGCGCCGTCGCCGTCATGATGCGGGTCGTCTTCCTCCTCTTCGCCGAGGAGCGCGGGCTGCTGCCGAGCGACAACGAGCTGTACGTACAGGCGTATTCGGCCGGGCGGTTGTGCCAGGAGCTGGAGGACCGGGCGCGGGAGACCACCGAGGACGACCTGGAGCAGACCGGGGTGGGCTGGCACCGGCTCATCGCGCTCTTCAACGCGGTGTACGGGGGAGTGGACCACCCGGCGCTGCGGATGCATGCGTACGACGGCTCGATCTTCGACCCGAACGCCTTCCCGTGGCTGGAGGGCCGGGGCACGGCGGACGCCGACCCGACGGATCCGCTGCCCATCGACGACCGCACGGTCCTGCACATGCTCCAGTCGGTGCAGCACGTCTGGATCGGCACGGGCAAGAAGCGGGAACGCCGGCGGCTGACCTTCCGGACGCTGGACGTCGAGCAGATCGGCTACGTGTACGAGGGCCTCCTCTCGTACCAGGGCCGCCGGGCCGAGGACACCATCGTGGGTCTCGTCGGCAAGGCGGGCCTGGAGGCGGAGGTACTGCTGACCCGGCTGGAGTCCCTGGCCCGTACGGAGGGCGAGGGGCTGGGGGCGGCGCTGGCGGAGGAGTACAACAAGGCGACGGGGCTGGGCAGTCCGGCCAAAGTGACGAAGCTGCTGGAGCCCCTGTCCGATGTGGAGCGGGCTGCGGCGCGGAGCAAGCTCCTGGCGGCGACGGGCAGCGACGCCGACCTGACGGACCGCCTGCTGCCGTTCTACCGCCTGATCCGCCGTGACCTGCGGGACCTGCCGGTGGTGATCGGCGCGGGCGGGCTGTACGTGACGGAGTCCTCGCTCCGGAAGAACACCGGTACGCACTACACCCCGAAGTCCCTGGCCCAGCAGGTCGCGGACGGCGCGCTGGAGCCGTTGGTCTACGAGTACGGCCCGTTGCAGACGGCGGACCGGACCCAGTGGCGGCCCAAGACAGCGGACCAGATTCTGAAGCTGAAGGTCGCGGACATCGCGATGGGCTCGGCGGCGTTCCTGGTGGCGGCCTGCCGTTACCTGGCGGGCGCGCTGGTGGAGGCGTGGAGCCGGGAGGGCGACGCGCGGGCGCTGGCGTACCTGGAGGCGGCGGACTCGCTGTCGGCATCGGCGGTGGAGGCCGAGGCCGAGCCGGTGATGGTGGAGGCGCGTCGGCAGATCATCGAGCACTGCCTGTACGGGGTGGACATCAACCCGATGGCCGTGGAGATGGCGAAGCTGTCGCTGTGGCTGGTCTCGATGGACCGGGACCGGCCGTTCACGTTCCTGGACGACCGGTTGGTGGCGGGTGACTCGCTGCTGGGCATCACGTCGGTGGAGCAGCTTGAGGCCATGCACCTGGATCCGGTGCGGGGGCGGCGCCTTCACGGTGACGGCATCGACTTCACGGGTGGCGTGCGGCGGGTCATCGCGGAGGTCGCGGAGGAGCGGCGGAAGCTGGCCGGCATCCCGGGCACGGGCCTGGAGGAGCTGGAGCGGAAGCGCGCCATGCTGGCCTCTGTGCGCGAGAAGACCCGCCAGGCGAGCGTCTTCGCGGATTTGGTGGTGGGCGCGGCGCTGGCCGGTGCGGGGCGGAGCGGGTCGGATCAGGATCAGCTGTCGTTCGCCGCGGTGACGGCGGCGCACGCGGTGTCTGACGCGGGGGACGACGAGGAACTGGTGGCTGCCGAGCTTCGGCGTGCGGAGACGCTGGCGCGGGGGTGGCTGGCCACCGGGAAGCCGACGGGGGCGTTCGAACGCGAGCCGGTGCATTTGCCGCTGGTGTTCCCGGAGGTCTGGGAAGAGCGGGGCGGGTTCGATGCAGTGGTCGGGAATCCGCCGTTCTTGGGCGGACAGAAGCTGACAGGTGCGATGGGGGATGTCTACCGTGAATATCTCGTGGTCTGCCTCAGCGGCGATGTACGGGGAAGCGCAGACCTAGTTGTGTACTTCCTACTGCGTGCTCATGACTTGCTGAACAGTCAGGGGCAGGCAGGCCTAATTGCTACCAACACATTGGCTCAAGGGGACACACGACAGGCTGGCCTGGATCGATTGGTCGCCGAAGGTGTCGAGATTCGACAGTCGATTAAGAGTGCACCGTGGCCGTCGCGGAGTGCAATGTTGGAGTACTGTGCAGTTTGGACAAGTCGAGCAGATGTTGCAGTCGAAAGTGACCGACTTGCAGATGGTGTCTTGGTGGCGGGAATCACTCCCACGTTGGAGGCGAGTTCGCGAGTCACCGGCGCGGCGCATCGGCTGATAGGGAACGAGGGAATTGCCTTTATTGGTACAAACATCCTGGGTATGGGTTTCACGATGCAGCCTGAGGCGGCTCGTGAGCTGATTGCCGAGAATGAGAAGTATCGGGAGGTGCTTTTTCCCTTCCTCAACGGGCATGACCTCAATTCTCGGCCCGACGGTTCGGCCAGTCGATGGGTGATTAACTTTCACGACTGGCCCGAGGAGCGTGCCAAAGAGTACCCCGAGGTGTATCGGCAGGTAGAGCGGCTGGTCAAGCCTGAGAGGCAGAAGAACGCAAATAAGCAGCGCCGAGAGCTCTGGTGGAGGTATACCCGACCCACGCTTGAACTCTATCGATCCCTCAGGGGGTTCGATCGAATGATCGTGATTACTCGGCATAGCAAGTCTGTCATGCCTGTGATCGTGAAGACGGGGCAGATTGCTAGCGATGCCACAGTAGTATTCGCGTCCGACGATTTGGGAGTGTTTTCCCTTCTTAGTAGCGCAGCGCATTTCTGGTGGGCGACCAATCATGCATCGACGATGAAGGGCGACCTCAGATATACGCCATCTGATGTCTTCGAGACCCTCCCTCGCCCGGAAGTTACCTCAGAGCTCAGGTCTGCTGGAGAAAAGCTAGACATTTTTCGGCGCGCGATCACGCTGACGCGCGGTGGGCTCACGGCAACCTACAACCTGGTGCACGACCAGACTTGTATGGACGCGGATATCGTTGAACTCCGCCAGATTCATCGCGCCATTGATGAAGAGGTCGCCCGCGCCTATGGCTGGGACGACCTCCTGGCTCAGTCCGGCGGGCTCGACCACGGATTCCACGACACCCGGCAAGGGCCCCGCTACACCGTCGGCCCGGTCGTCCGGCAGGAGATTCTTGACCGGCTCCTCGAAGAGAACCAGCGGCGCTACGCGGCCGAAGTCGCCGCCGGTCTGCACGACAAGAAGGGCGCCAAGAAGAAGGCGGCGGCCCCCGCCCAGCGGAAGTCGAAGCCTCCGGTGGAGGAGCCGCCGAGCCTGTTCTGA